Within the Periophthalmus magnuspinnatus isolate fPerMag1 chromosome 7, fPerMag1.2.pri, whole genome shotgun sequence genome, the region TTCTCTCCACAGGATAAAAAACTTATTAAGACTCTTTTTGACGTGCTGGCTCACCCAAACAACTATTTTAAGTACACCACTCGGGAGTCCAACGAGATGCTCCCACGCTCCTTCATTCGCCTCATCAGCAGCAAAGTATCTGCGTTTCTGCGACCATACAAGTAAATAAGGCCTCTACCACGGATATACTGCCACCCCGGCCTCTTCTGCCCCGCGACGACCAAGGCTACCCCCTCACCTCACCCAGGACTTCATAGTTTCCACACCACACGCCCATAGACAGACAAGAGTTTTACAATAGATACTATGCAGACCTGAGACTGATCAttggttttgtatttttctctcgGGGCAGGTCTGTCACCCTGAGCTCAAACATTTGGTGGATGTAGAGGATGTCTGGGTTGGGTTGGTGTTGTCTTGTGCAAAGAAACCACAAAAATGCAGCGTGGTTATTGTTCAGTAGgagtgactgtgtgtgtggtttgagGTTGATATTGTGTTTGCTTAAATGAGTCTCCAGCTCCTACCCTTAaacgtgcactgtgtaacatttccagTGGGGCAGTccgtttgtctctatggagatgttgctttgcctggaaagttccacagtatggggtTATACTTATCTTATAAGCAAGTTACAGATaggatctatggagaggtgacccagctcacagtaacagcgcatcttttgtttttaaatatatttttcagcaataaaaacgcaTGTAGTTGAAAAGTGCATGcttgataagtttaataccatattgtggaacattgcagtcacagtaataacacctccatgcaggccctccaccagaaaagttccatagtgctcctttaagtaTGACTGTTACGTGTCGTTTATGTGCTGTAACCCTGACGACATCTGTGTCTAAATGTGCTTTTCTCTATTGGAGCAGTTAAGTCCATGTAGCAGATATGCTCCAGATAAAAGCCTTACTACACGAGAGCTCTTAGAGCAGCGTCCAACAGTAATGCTGTCAAACAGTGGATCATATCCCTCTGTCCAGAGCATCACAATACTGTGCAAAAGTGTCACAGGGTTAAGCATAGCAACAAGGCTTTCAAAGGATTAACAGaaaatacaaatgtatttttatttttttaatctaaacttGTATCACTCAGACCCTACCAAGgaaagtcttttttttctgcaacAGTGAAACTGTGCCCAGACCTTAAATGAAACTTCTAAGATCTTTGAATTCATGGGTAAATACAgttttctattttctttctatctcggagtttcagatgacataacAACACTCTATTGTCCTGTAATATTTAGGGGCAAGTCATTTTACtattgttcatgtgcagtttttgtTGTGATATAGTGAGTTAGTGCCCCTCGTCTGTAATACAAAtggtcaggttcaacatttctgTGTTTCTAATGCAGAGGTAATCCCTGAGTTTCACAATGTTGCAAAGACAGAAAATGAACGATTATATGTACATAAATATTCGTATAtattatgtatatgtatttgacCCTTGTCTTAAATTGAAGAAAACAGAATTTGATTTATCCACTTGCCTATTATTAACAAAAGtatatgattttaacttttgcaCAGTATTGTATGTATCAGACTTTGCTTGCCTTGTTAGTGAAAGGCAGATATGAGGCTATTTTATCATTACAGATTAAACTAAGGACATTGGGAGAGAGTTGTATTTTTGAGAGCCACACAAACAATGTAATGTGATGTCTAGATGGAAATGTCTCCGAGGGACATTATGTTTGCTGCTTCTTATAACGGTCACTTTATGCTCCAGTCCCATATTGTCTCATGTGCGTAAACAATAGGCCACATTTCTCATCTGTGTACTAACcgtttgtgtgttttcaattgtgtaaataagaaaaatagaTGAGGGTAATTTCCTTTATCCCGTAATACCCCTTTTAAATCTCCTTTGACCCCTTCCTTGTCCAAAGAGTGCGCCCTCTGTTGACCACACTCAAAATATTCTGTCCCAATGAAACCAGCTCTTCCAAAGACTGCCCCCAGGTGGTAGCTTACGTGTAGTGCACTAGATTTAGAAGCTGTCACTCTACACTACCTTTTCTAACGCAAATGCAATGATAAAACTCGCTTCCCTGGCCACAGTGATACAGCAGTGGAATATACAGCTAGTTTGGCCATTTCAAAAGCAGAAAAGTCAATCTGACGGTTTTATCAATTTCTATTGGTTGGTTGGTttcggatgacatcacaacattgctCCTGTTTAACTGTAGATATAATATGAGGCTTTGGATTATTTGTTATGACAATACCAGATTGTATAGTAATAGTATTGTCATtagaaagtaaagtaaagtagccaaaactgtattcaagtaagagtacagttacttaaaataatatttctcAAGTTGAAGTTAAAATATTACTTAGAAACACCCAagtattctttattattattattattattattattattattattattattattattattatttctaaaatcttgtgtatttttaattttattttttttactttacaactttaaaaAACCCTGCTTGAACGCAACATCTCATTTAGGATTTTGTTGTGTAAAAGTTGAATTAATGCACAGATCCTGCTAAttataaatcacaaaaatatggGGGGAAAATCatatgtagtaaacaaaatacacaagagTTTACCCAActtcagtgtaaaaaaaacattcaagtaACAGTGAAAGTGCTTCAAAACTGATTACTACCTTCCTCCTTTTAGTACATTAAATGAGTCTGAACTTTTGTATCAGTTAATATGGCTGAATATCGAATATGAAACTTACAAATGTCATTATCCTGCCTCATCTCTGTTTAAATAAGAAgcaaaaaaacagctgtaatgtcatctgaaatcctGTAATTATCCACCACCTATGCCCCTCCCCCCGCCCCTCATAATATTAAGGCCCTccaaaattaaaaatcaaattgtttgtttcttgtaatataatttttgtgatttaaaacgggaccaaaacagggtaaaagtaaagtatttaaaGTCTGTTCCATTTCATTGAAGGCATCATGAGAGTATCAAATTCCCATTTAGTCGTATTGTTTGTGTTCGTCCTAAAAATGATGTGGGGTGTTAAACTGTACGTCAACACAGATCTCATAAGAAAGCGAGTTTTATATACAAACTTTGTGGGAGATTGAGCCACGTAATGAAGATTTAGAAAGCTCTAcatttatgtcagatgccctccctggccCCCTCCTGCAACCTGACGTTATGTTGCCTTTTTCAGAGAGTTTGCTATGATGTATCAGAGTCGATGATGATATTTGCACTTGAATTGTTATTGCTCCTGTAAAAATTCTGGAttttgtatttgtctttttaaaaaatgaatggaattggtgtttttattttcttgtagcTTGTTTGTTCATAAAATGCTCACTCACCATGTAGTCTAGAAAAGATCCACTTAACATTatcaactgtaaaaaaaaatctttactgTGTACAAAAGATAAATGCAACAGGTTTGTACTTGTTACTACTCAAGACACTTATGAAATAAACATACTGTACTTAATCTgaacttttaacacatttttatgtctGCAGTGCAATGACGTTTATATGAGTGTGAGCAAGCCTCCTTCCTTTGTGTACAGTTAGCCTCTTCGGTTCAGAcctgaaacacaaaaatgtatacatttaaaaagctgCAACACCAAATACTAAGAAtactgagaaaaaaaaggaCAATTACATAATCAGATGGTTTTGACAACTGAGAAGATAAACGAAAATGAAAAGGGGACAAGAAAAAGGCTCCTAGTTTAACAGAATTTAATCAATCCCTAAACCAAACTCAACATGTAAGTTAGGTCTGGAACATacagtagtgtgtgtgtatatgtagtgtgtgtatatatacagtcatacagtgcaaaaaaacaaaaatggaatTTTAGTCTGAGCCCACTACACTAGCATATTTTTACAGGGTATATTCATGATTAAAAGTGGCAAAagtcaaagtttaaatctgtcaaatggataaatcgttgcaggagtgaagatgtttggctgctcatccaagtcgcttcttcagttctggtcagattacagattaCTGTAAACatctgttgtctccagtttcatctgaAATGACCCTATTCGACCtttaacaaccctgctattgttctctttgttttgggtcagaggatggagttatagatgtgGGAGAGATggtgtctaaggcccccattcatgtttaaggaaggattctcttaacaaaaacagcttttttaactcctctctcaaaacatttattttctctggctcagatcagAACCTcaccctcccttcagacagatataaggcagtgtccagcagcaatctgaccagaactgaagaagcgacttagcagaaaacgtcttcactcttacaacaatttgtccagttgacagatttaacattgtcttttgctttggatcagacctggacgactgagggtctacactgacataattaaaggtgcactatatatatatatataactttcCTGGAAGAGGgtatgccacttgcttgtttccatgaaaatgatGCTGCtgtgccttgaatgttccacaatttggctttaaacatatttattaacatggagacaagcaggtgctgccatcaggccaagttataggtcagacctgtggagaggtgagtatTTTTTCATGAATAGTAATTGaagatatactgtacatatttgATGCTGaagtgtgaaacattcaaggcaaaacacAAAGACAACCATGTAACGAATCCCACAgcataaaagttacatcgtgcacctttaaccacgtcttgataaaaactaaataacattttagttcattttttgtgttaaaatgaccACTGTTTGCTGACTTACCTTTACATTTGGGCAGCTCTGGAGCCCACTGTCCTCTCTCGTCACAGGTGATGGTGCTGGGGCCGACTAAAGTGAACCTGGGGTCACACTGGATATAGATATTGTCCCTGTACTGATATCGGCCGGTCCGACTTCTTACCCACGATGCATTGGGGATGTTTGGAGGCATACAAGTGATATCTGTGcatgaagagaaaaaaacaatatattttactaAGAGAAGTACTTGAGTAGAaattttgtcaaaagtatcaaaaacagatactaaaactaatatcataACAAGATACTCCTTTGAGCAACTATCgatcctgcaaaaaaaaaaaaaaggacacaaTTTGAGCATCCTGGAAAGTTTTAGCATTTAAGCTTCATAAGAACTAGAATAAGAGCtcatggtaacataaagaaagtgAAGTATGAAAGTGATGTTGTGTATGAAAATTATATTCTGTTactaaaaaatgtacatattttatcttcattgtggtatcgtaatcagtatcgagtattgagtgaAACCCTGATATTTTATCATCATGACAAAACTAATCAAAAGAACAGATTTTgttatataatgaaaaaaaatgaattagcCTTTTCTAGACTTAATTTTTAGTAGAGATTTTTAACTGTTTTGCCATGTGGAATCATCATAAGTAACAAGACTATAAGACTAAATATATATTCCACTCAGTTAAAGTGcaagtaatatatatatatatatatatatatatatatatatatatatatatatatatatatatatatatatatatatatatatatatatatatatatatatatatacatacaaagtTAAAGTATGTTCACCTTTgcactgaggaagaggagagctcCATGTCCCGTTCATCGTGCACCAAATGTCAGAGGGTCCCATGAGCGTCCCCACCAGGCAGCGGTACCTCACTACAGTCCTGTACTTATAGGGAGCTTGGGCATATCCAGATGTCTCAGCATTGGCCACTTCAGGGGGGTCGTCACATTCCAAAGCTGTAACAGAAGATTTGTTAAATACATCTTTTCTactcattttacatttactattAAGATCATCCATCAGACTCTTTGCTTGAGTCTGTTATAATCCCTCATATTTATACTGGAAATGTAGCacatgttcattaatatgcactgtgcctatcaaatcaaataaatggcTAACAAAGATATTTATTTCCATTTGTTAAACCACTCCTCCACTCAtccacacaccacattcatttcAAGGTGGgtgcagtgtcttgcctaaagataCAACAACAGTTTGCTGCCCTATCTGTTATTTCCAGCGGTCTCCCAGGATCAACCCCGGTCAGCTTCTAAGACAGAAGTCTTCAGCCGCACGACACTTTCTGTGCTGACAAAAGGCTCACACCGTTTTTTAGGTGAAAACACACGACACGTACACTGACATGAATGAGGACGTGATCAGTTGATGATTGTCCAAAAACTACATTTAGTGATTTATGTCGCATGGTCAACGACAGACAGGGCACAAAGGACCAGCAGTTTGGATTCAGACAATTCAGGAAGGATctggtacatttttaaacaactgACAGGACCTCAGTGCTGATCATATAAGGATGCATGGAGTTTCACATCAAACACCTGTTTATCATCTCATTTACCCTAAAATGTGAcaattatcaaaacataaataaaatatgaatccaCTTTGTGATTTGTAAGTTCTTAAGTGTGTTCTGTGCTAGGTTTTATTGGCACTTCTCATAGAATAAACAGGCACCTTTAACATttagtttgtgttgtgttattgttggaTGTAACTTAAGCTTAACTCTGAGCTAGTTACCCTGGGCTGATTGTTAACATCAGTgaacaacagtaataacaggATCCAGTAAATAAACATATGGTCACATATTTACATCATTTATTACTCATTAAGAAACTAGCGAGTCATTGGATAATGAGCTTGTTTTCCGTAAGACGTCCACTGTGTGGAGCCGTTCACTGGGGCAGAGGGGTGAAACATCCCTTTACTTTCCACTGGCAGCAGGGGGGCAGTGATTTCATGCACCTGTGAGTAAGAGtgattgttttttattgttctggAGGCTGGCTCTCAATACTTTACACCAAAAAAGAGAATGGATCTGACAATTTGTATCCCATTGAAAAGCCATTGAATGAAATGGGATGTTTTCACACAAAAATGGGTGGGGACGTATGTTGAAGACGTCTATCAGACAAGATTGGGAACTGACAAGgtgtatacacagtatatacaCAAGAATCAATAGAATGTAAGGTTCCTACAGTGTATTGAACGTATTGAATTTATACACTACTAATCTCACCTCATTGAATGACTAAACTCTCTTGGTTTAAATGTACTTTACCTTCACAGACTGGAGGATGTCCATCCCAGCCTCTGCTCAGGCAGTTTCTGGTGGCATGTCCAAACAGCTGATACCTGGAAATTCACAAGGAACTATTTTCAGTCTCTTTATAAAACGTGtcaaaaaacccaaatctgaAGATAATGCACATGTTCAATTTCATGAGTTTGGCATCTCTTATAAAAAGACCAGGGTAATCTTCAGTTACATTTAAACTCCAGAGTTCAGCCTCAtcaaagttaacagctcctgtgcatttattattttagaagaaataaaacaaatattaaaaatgaagacatgatgatttaaaaataaaagccaTACCCCTCGTCACACACAGCTGTAGCATGGTctccaaactccacccctgTGTATTCATAGTGTCCATAGAGGAGCTCCCCCGCAGAGCCACACAGCCGTCCTGTAACAGCACTACAGCCCTTAGTTAAAGCCACAATAGAGTCAGTTCTAGTTAGTTATCATTAGTTGGAGTTAGGTGGTTAGTACTGGTCAAAGAAGTATGGTAAAGTTTGTGCTATGGAAATAGtttgtcaatatttatttatcccATAAATACTGGCACAGTATTTAACAATCATCTTATCCTGAACCATTCCACAAGTGTGAATCAATTTTTAAAGATTAGCTATCTCTGTCACAGAAGCTCTTGTCCTGACTGCACGACACTGTGTCATTGAAGAAACAGATACACTGATATAACAGAATATAACAGTTGCATAAGATGTTTCACTCTTACATTGTTACAGTCAGTGTGCATTGAATGTTCACAGTGTACCACAGGACCTCTACTGACGATGGGAAATAAACTGTCTGATTATATATGTCGAGTGATAAAAATGAAGGCTACATACAGATATTTATCAATGAAATCTATCCATCAGATTGTCAGAGAAAAAgtaaattacacatttattcaaaCCTTGGACACATTGTAGTTAAGTGCCGATTGTTGTGGTGTAATTTGGACATTTCCCATCCTACCCCCTCATTCTAATGCTGTGGTGTGTACGTTAAACACTTACTTCTGCACTGTAGCTCCAGAGGTGACCACTGCCCTTTAGTGCACCACCGATACTTGCTGCCTCGACTGGGGACGTAGCCCACATCACACACGTAGTACACTCTGGTCCCAGCACCAAAGGACTTCTGGGAGCTAAACTTGGGGGCCAGTTTAGAATTGGTGCCGGCTGTGTTTTCTGGCACACCACACTGACCTGAAGGAGGACAGGATAGAAGGATATTTTCTACTACATCTTACATAAAGCGTGATTTAAGTATTCCAGGATAGTAATATCTATAAACCTACAGTCAAATTAAGGCATACCCACAACAAAGACTCAACTTGTTAATCAGTAAAGTCAATGCAAAATGGTCTGTTAATAGCTGTTTTCAAAGTAcactgggttttttttcttggaCACAAAGAAGTATACATTGCCAGTAGTAGAGATTGAACCACAAACCCTCTAGTTAATTGCCTAAAGTCACTACCGTCCTATTAGTGTTGTTAAAAGTTCCAAAACAGTACACTATGCCAACACTACTTCCATATTTTGTGTTACTCACGGGTTGCTGCGGGTGCGGTGACACACTGAGGCGGAGCAGGCTGCCACTTTCCATCAGACCCGCATGTGATCCGCTCCTCTCCCTTCACCTGGAAACCCGGGCTACACCTCACTTTCAGCACAGCACCAATGTTGTACTCATGAGCAACGCCCTTCTTCTCAGAATTTGACACTTTAGGAGGAGGACAGGTGACTGGGGGTGGGACTGCGCCCTCTAGAAAGACATATAAGGTGATTTACAGAgccatttggaaaaaaaagagaCTTGTGACTGTCCTGTCATTGGTTTTGGAATCATTTCATTTCAGGATCGatctgtttttaaaattatcTTTCGGAGCTTCTTTACCCTCTGGTGGAAGACTCTGTCATttccaaagtcaggacacacactcacagcgaAGCGTCTTTCCGGTTATATGGCCCTTGTCTCTGGAACAGCCTGCGAGGGCCTCAGTACCTCAGGACCTCAGAGTCACAGAGAacgttcatgtttttaagagcaggctcaagacccaccTTTTTATCTTTGCTTTTGATTCATATTTatagtttgatttgtttgttattacatgtatttttagtatatttattcatt harbors:
- the LOC117373905 gene encoding complement receptor type 1-like, which produces MRTFTHVIFILPCAFLSSVAEERVCSSPPEFPGASLMRYTQDTALFKCLEGHEAYGGSPVIRCSGGRWSTLTLQCRKKSCGSAGELMNGHFKYEGEAVFGDKAYPVCEDGYTIKGPKVITCGAKGWPADLPQCEEGAVPPPVTCPPPKVSNSEKKGVAHEYNIGAVLKVRCSPGFQVKGEERITCGSDGKWQPAPPQCVTAPAATRQCGVPENTAGTNSKLAPKFSSQKSFGAGTRVYYVCDVGYVPSRGSKYRWCTKGQWSPLELQCRRRLCGSAGELLYGHYEYTGVEFGDHATAVCDEGYQLFGHATRNCLSRGWDGHPPVCEALECDDPPEVANAETSGYAQAPYKYRTVVRYRCLVGTLMGPSDIWCTMNGTWSSPLPQCKDITCMPPNIPNASWVRSRTGRYQYRDNIYIQCDPRFTLVGPSTITCDERGQWAPELPKCKGLNRRG